A window of Paenibacillus sp. 19GGS1-52 contains these coding sequences:
- a CDS encoding WYL domain-containing protein gives MARESFDKEIQFLRMLALAGGAYSRQQFADRLGISVHTYDKTLRNLKGMVSVLQQGLPAEQGTEVTEWLHYNYYESADPLLLFLFRAKALKETESIRLSLLLTALQTKELTAKDLQDVCSEQMPADGPQPDEKTIRGDLKYLEEVGVILRVNGGRPYRYRAANDLIDQLSDDELMDLYDYVDVIANTQIPSVQGYLLRDTLKKVLRKRGFHPEAVETHRYKYNYHSRILDEAHLYTIFGAIQQRKMLHFLYLSPKKGKNYASQNTNPLFERETKGVTQKVLPLRVVYDHQYGRWYLIGHHSRMGIMKFRMEGLTQIEEGHAVEEEEFAQKLSKVEAQLQNSWVTDTTRTLKVVARFYSPNRSGANFILERVEAQGQWGVITENSDSTFLYEIMVNGIYEIKPWLRSFGSSCEILEPAWLRKQFIAEWKEIHSYYESI, from the coding sequence ATGGCTCGGGAAAGTTTCGACAAGGAGATTCAATTTCTTCGCATGCTGGCATTAGCTGGGGGCGCATACAGCAGACAACAATTCGCCGATCGTCTCGGCATTTCTGTACATACTTATGACAAAACACTACGTAATCTCAAGGGAATGGTGAGTGTCCTGCAACAAGGTCTTCCTGCAGAGCAAGGCACTGAAGTTACCGAGTGGCTCCACTACAATTACTATGAATCTGCGGACCCGCTTCTCCTTTTCTTGTTTCGGGCAAAGGCACTTAAGGAAACGGAAAGCATCCGACTTTCTTTACTATTAACCGCACTACAGACGAAGGAGCTCACCGCTAAAGATTTACAGGATGTCTGCAGTGAGCAAATGCCAGCCGATGGGCCACAGCCAGATGAAAAAACCATCCGGGGGGATCTGAAATACCTAGAGGAAGTTGGCGTTATTCTTCGCGTAAACGGAGGGCGGCCTTACCGATACAGGGCCGCTAACGACCTGATAGACCAATTATCCGACGATGAACTCATGGATCTTTACGACTACGTTGATGTCATTGCCAATACACAGATTCCGTCCGTGCAAGGCTATCTGCTGCGTGACACCTTAAAAAAGGTCTTACGAAAGCGAGGTTTTCATCCAGAAGCTGTCGAAACTCATCGTTATAAGTATAATTACCATTCACGTATTCTTGACGAGGCGCATCTCTATACGATATTTGGTGCGATTCAGCAGCGAAAAATGCTCCATTTTCTTTATCTATCTCCTAAAAAGGGTAAGAACTACGCTTCTCAGAACACCAACCCCCTCTTCGAGCGGGAAACAAAGGGTGTAACACAAAAGGTTCTCCCCCTTCGAGTCGTCTATGATCATCAATATGGGCGATGGTATTTAATTGGACATCATTCACGTATGGGAATAATGAAATTCCGTATGGAGGGACTTACTCAGATTGAGGAAGGCCACGCTGTGGAAGAGGAAGAGTTCGCCCAGAAACTCAGCAAAGTAGAAGCACAGTTGCAGAACAGTTGGGTTACGGATACTACGCGTACTCTTAAAGTGGTCGCTAGATTTTATAGCCCTAACCGATCGGGTGCTAATTTTATCCTGGAGCGCGTTGAGGCGCAGGGACAGTGGGGAGTAATTACCGAAAACTCCGATTCTACGTTCCTTTACGAGATCATGGTGAACGGAATTTATGAAATTAAGCCCTGGTTACGGAGCTTCGGTTCGAGTTGCGAGATCTTAGAACCCGCTTGGCTTCGTAAGCAATTTATTGCGGAATGGAAGGAGATACACAGTTACTATGAATCCATTTGA
- a CDS encoding WYL domain-containing protein: MNPFEKIFNFQIISRLDEMGSLALTSQERSWLKTMLVHPASTEAFTPDTLSKLNIILDAESSTEVQEIILEKAKTQERRVYHPMLRTLRRIIMQDHGILLSYHFKHGGIKTNQSGFPHKLEYNMFKREWYLQWYNTRHHSLMSTKLQNIISVEETLVPLDQVSALKVTLERLLEERKDYAWIQVVPTFNVELSRILYAFSCFEKSVSFDEDSGIYRIKVNYMRDESEFLLSKIRFLGLRVKIVEGEHLKKRMRESASKALARYADL, from the coding sequence ATGAATCCATTTGAGAAAATATTTAACTTTCAAATCATTTCCCGCCTCGATGAAATGGGTTCATTGGCTCTAACCTCCCAGGAACGGTCATGGCTGAAAACGATGCTGGTGCACCCGGCTTCCACCGAAGCCTTTACACCAGATACCCTAAGCAAATTAAACATCATCTTGGATGCGGAATCCTCAACAGAAGTGCAAGAGATCATTCTGGAGAAAGCCAAAACTCAGGAACGGCGGGTCTACCATCCTATGCTTCGCACACTCCGCCGAATAATCATGCAAGACCATGGAATCCTTCTTTCTTACCATTTTAAGCATGGTGGAATTAAGACAAATCAGTCCGGTTTTCCTCATAAGCTGGAATACAACATGTTTAAGAGAGAATGGTATTTGCAATGGTACAATACTCGCCATCATTCCCTCATGTCTACTAAACTCCAAAACATCATATCGGTCGAAGAAACCTTGGTCCCCCTCGATCAGGTTTCAGCCTTGAAGGTAACATTGGAGCGCTTACTAGAGGAACGAAAAGATTACGCATGGATTCAAGTCGTTCCAACCTTTAATGTTGAATTGTCACGAATTCTATACGCCTTCTCCTGTTTTGAAAAGTCTGTGTCCTTTGATGAAGACTCTGGCATCTACCGCATCAAAGTCAACTATATGAGAGACGAGAGCGAATTCCTTTTGTCAAAAATCCGCTTCCTTGGGCTGCGCGTAAAAATTGTTGAGGGCGAGCACCTCAAGAAGCGCATGCGAGAATCGGCTTCCAAGGCGCTAGCTCGGTATGCTGACTTGTAA
- a CDS encoding type II toxin-antitoxin system death-on-curing family toxin: MTIFLTKEEIVAAHYYMMRKMEDADQAGIKDHALLDSAVHRPEQSLFGEDAYPSLFDKAAALLESLVKNHCFHNGNKRTAYLAVKSFLMLKGYHLKLERLYAVEFIVDIAKGDCTFEQIAVILREHSVQRS, from the coding sequence ATGACTATTTTTTTGACTAAAGAAGAAATTGTTGCAGCCCACTATTATATGATGAGGAAGATGGAAGACGCAGATCAGGCGGGTATCAAAGATCATGCCCTGCTTGATTCTGCTGTACATAGACCAGAGCAGAGCTTGTTTGGTGAAGATGCCTACCCGTCATTGTTTGATAAGGCGGCCGCCTTATTGGAATCCTTGGTTAAGAATCATTGCTTTCATAATGGAAATAAACGGACAGCGTATCTCGCGGTTAAGTCATTTTTAATGCTAAAAGGATATCATTTGAAGCTGGAGCGTCTATATGCTGTTGAATTTATCGTAGATATTGCCAAGGGTGACTGCACCTTTGAGCAGATAGCTGTTATTCTTCGGGAGCACTCCGTTCAAAGATCATAG
- a CDS encoding AbrB/MazE/SpoVT family DNA-binding domain-containing protein has translation MNQEKSVSKRYSRKIGRMGNSLGVSLPKSLAEKMNVVQGDEVEFIENAQGEVVLRKVRHLELPEHVRPEVLEAFYDVFEEDREIFEDLRDR, from the coding sequence ATGAACCAGGAGAAATCAGTGTCAAAGCGTTACTCCCGTAAAATAGGTCGAATGGGAAATAGCTTAGGTGTGAGTCTGCCGAAAAGTCTTGCCGAGAAGATGAATGTTGTACAAGGTGACGAAGTTGAATTCATTGAGAATGCTCAAGGTGAAGTTGTATTGAGAAAAGTTCGGCATTTAGAGCTGCCTGAGCATGTCCGTCCTGAGGTGCTGGAAGCATTCTATGATGTGTTTGAAGAGGATAGAGAAATATTCGAAGATTTAAGGGATCGGTAA
- a CDS encoding SGNH/GDSL hydrolase family protein codes for MSEAVRDFQAIDPYVKIIGRTYYYNEVLWLALSGSGVEFSFYGKKAEITVKGDDIALSHTNQARIGIYVNGKRVIDDQVKDSLRTFTVFESDTDENVTVRFIKLSEAAMSTVGIERITVDATRRIKPTPVNVHKIEFIGDSITCGYGVDDENELHSFSTATEDVTKAYAYQTAQALQADYSMVSYSGYGIITGYTENDQKLTTHLVPDYYEKVGKSEGRFDDILEPQSISWDFNEFVPDLIVINLGTNDDSYAKDDADRQTEYGSRYVEFLKLVRQNNSHAVLLCTLGIMGDRLYPYLEQAVSDYTQETGDTNIAAMRFDGQLEADGYAADWHPSKVTHHKAAKKLVAQIKELMKW; via the coding sequence ATGTCGGAAGCAGTGCGAGATTTCCAAGCAATAGATCCATATGTAAAAATCATCGGGCGAACCTACTACTACAATGAAGTACTGTGGCTGGCTTTGTCCGGTAGCGGAGTGGAGTTCTCATTCTATGGTAAAAAAGCGGAAATTACAGTAAAAGGAGATGATATAGCCTTAAGTCATACGAATCAGGCCAGAATCGGCATTTACGTAAACGGAAAACGAGTCATTGATGATCAAGTAAAGGACTCTTTAAGAACGTTTACTGTGTTTGAAAGCGATACCGATGAGAACGTCACGGTGAGATTCATTAAATTATCGGAGGCGGCTATGTCAACGGTCGGTATTGAAAGGATCACCGTCGATGCCACGAGGAGAATTAAGCCCACCCCGGTAAACGTACATAAAATTGAATTCATCGGCGACTCCATTACTTGTGGATATGGGGTTGACGATGAGAATGAACTGCATTCTTTTTCCACAGCTACGGAAGATGTCACGAAAGCCTATGCTTATCAAACGGCTCAAGCGCTTCAGGCTGACTACAGCATGGTTTCTTACAGCGGATATGGCATTATTACAGGTTATACGGAAAATGATCAAAAACTCACCACGCATCTGGTTCCGGATTACTACGAAAAAGTGGGCAAATCGGAGGGGAGATTTGACGATATACTGGAGCCTCAATCCATAAGCTGGGATTTCAACGAGTTTGTGCCTGATCTGATTGTCATTAATCTGGGGACGAATGATGATTCTTATGCTAAGGATGATGCGGACAGACAGACGGAATATGGATCACGGTATGTGGAATTTCTTAAATTGGTCAGACAAAATAATTCCCATGCCGTCCTCTTATGCACGTTGGGCATCATGGGAGACAGGCTATATCCTTATCTCGAACAGGCGGTTAGCGACTATACACAGGAAACAGGCGATACTAATATCGCTGCAATGAGGTTTGACGGTCAACTGGAAGCTGATGGATACGCGGCCGACTGGCACCCGTCAAAAGTTACTCATCACAAAGCCGCGAAGAAACTGGTTGCTCAGATTAAGGAACTTATGAAATGGTGA
- a CDS encoding SDR family NAD(P)-dependent oxidoreductase, producing the protein MKLTGNTILITGGASGIGLAFAERFLNTGNQVIVCGRREEVLEQAKEKFPGLITRVSDLNHESERVALFEWVTANYPEVNVLINNAGIQQRFNVLKDDAKNNWSYFNNEITTNIEAPIHFSMLFAPYFAAKDAATIINVTSGLAFTPFAIAPIYSASKAALHSFTMSLRHQLSETSVEVIEVAPPAVNTQLGGAGLHIHGEPLDAFTDGIFKGLEEGQQEIGYGTSVDRLRMSRDEVDQYVENMYQATKSMIE; encoded by the coding sequence ATGAAACTTACAGGAAATACGATTTTGATTACAGGTGGAGCTTCCGGAATAGGACTGGCTTTTGCAGAGCGTTTCTTAAATACCGGGAATCAAGTGATTGTGTGCGGACGACGTGAAGAGGTACTTGAACAGGCGAAAGAAAAATTCCCCGGCCTTATTACTCGTGTAAGCGATTTGAATCATGAATCCGAGCGTGTGGCCTTGTTTGAATGGGTGACAGCAAATTATCCGGAAGTAAATGTCTTGATTAATAATGCAGGAATTCAGCAGCGGTTCAATGTGCTTAAAGACGATGCCAAGAACAATTGGAGTTATTTCAATAATGAGATCACCACCAATATCGAAGCGCCGATCCACTTCTCTATGCTGTTCGCTCCATATTTTGCAGCAAAAGATGCGGCGACGATCATTAATGTCACGTCCGGGCTGGCGTTTACACCGTTTGCGATTGCTCCTATTTATTCGGCAAGTAAGGCGGCGCTTCATTCCTTTACCATGAGCCTCAGACATCAGCTCTCGGAGACGTCTGTAGAAGTTATTGAAGTTGCCCCTCCAGCGGTAAATACGCAGTTGGGCGGAGCAGGGCTGCATATACATGGGGAACCGTTGGATGCCTTCACGGACGGGATTTTTAAAGGTCTGGAAGAGGGGCAGCAGGAAATCGGGTATGGCACTTCTGTAGACCGCCTGCGTATGTCGAGAGATGAAGTCGATCAATACGTAGAGAATATGTATCAGGCAACGAAGAGCATGATTGAATAA
- a CDS encoding MerR family transcriptional regulator, which translates to MKCFSIGEVAAKFNIPESTLRYYEKKGLLPQIERDEAGRRLFSEDHMGLLGTVMCLKNTNMPISRIKQYIDWVVEGDATTALRLQMMRTHKQAVLAEISLMTESIEGIDWKIDRYVKRMQEQNNEGEE; encoded by the coding sequence TGTTTTTCCATTGGCGAAGTTGCAGCCAAATTTAATATTCCAGAATCAACCCTGCGTTATTATGAGAAAAAGGGGCTGTTGCCTCAAATCGAGCGTGATGAGGCGGGTAGGCGGTTATTTTCAGAAGATCATATGGGGCTGCTTGGAACGGTGATGTGTTTGAAAAATACGAATATGCCCATAAGCCGCATCAAGCAATATATCGATTGGGTCGTAGAAGGTGATGCTACTACAGCGCTTCGTCTGCAAATGATGAGGACTCACAAGCAGGCTGTACTGGCCGAAATTTCGTTGATGACCGAATCCATCGAAGGAATCGACTGGAAGATTGATCGTTATGTCAAACGTATGCAAGAACAAAATAATGAAGGTGAGGAATAA